actcaaattttgcgcaaaagtcccaaatgacataacgaaactatttcaATTCCCGGAATCACAATCTAAATCCGATATCATTAAAGTCAACTCCCTGTCAAACTTGTAAACATTACAATCCTTCAAATTTttcactttcgccaattagtaCCAGAccttctaaaaatatccaaatgcaaaattcgggcatacgtcctagtccaaaatcaccatccagacctaacggaactatcaaaactctgttccgaggtcaaattcacaaaagtcaacttggtcaactcttccaacttaaagtttcgacaatgaaattcattcttcctaatcgattccgaataatccaaaaaccaaaaccgacgattcacacaagtcataatacatcatacggagctactcatgctctCAAATCACCgagtgaagtgcaaatgctcaaaacgaccggtcggatcgttacaatctCCCACTAACACAATTAGTATTTGGTTTGTAACGAGTTATATTAAGATTATAATTATAATGTAATAATATAATATGAAAAGTATTGTACACTTTTACTAATAGATGTTTATTTGTTGGAACTAAAAATGAATATGAAATATAAGATAAAATATGTATTATTTTTACATTGGATAAATATGGATAACATTTTGCTTTCAATTATAACATTGACTTTCTTAAAAGACTTTGGGAAGAGTTTTGGAAAAGgcatatttatcatttattttatttcacaATTAGTAATTTCGCGATTGTTATCCAATATTATATTAAGTGTGGTATAAAAATAATACCTATTACACAATGGTGGTATAATAAAATACCAATCACCTAGATGGCTAAGCCTAGGGATTGACAAATCTATAGTGACGAGTTTATCTTTTTCTGAGCGGCAActattttttctcttctctttttttcttctatgtgCCATCTCATTTTATGTGATacacttttatttcttatttgtttAAAAAAGAACGATGCCTTctcttttgaaaatgatttaACGTTAATAATCAcattttaagtatattttttatAAGGAGAGAGAAAATGAAAGAACATGTGAAATTCTCACCACTATTCATTCAAACATATAATTTTTATACTTTGCATATATTTAGTTTGCATGTCAAAAATTCTTTTAGTTTCTTGAATTATGTATCAAGAAATTATGTCAAACTCTTCACATAAAACAAGACATAGGaaataataattttaagtttttaaTCTAAATAATCCTTTAATTTTTGAAGGTCGAATCTCACATTTGGTTAAAACCACAGGTCAAAACCTCAATTTTTTTGTCTATAAAAAGCTTCATTCAAGATCATGTAACCTCATACTCCTGAACTATGGCATAGACAAATGTTATACTCGTGATCATGCAAAATTAGATACTTATTTTTACCAACATTATACGTACTTGAAACATAGACACTTTTTTCCCCTTTGAATCACTTTCTTGCATATTACCAATCTCTTGATAAAGTCCAGAAAATCAAATGCGACATAAAATCACTCTCTTTTGGATAATGTTCGATATATATCGAACATATTTTTGTACTTATTTTTCTTCATGCAGTCGATAGTGTCATAAAATTTTCGATAATAAAGTTGAAAAGACTTGCATCTACTAAACCATAACGTTTAAAGTTAAGTTATTTAGTTTGACGCACAATTTTATCAATCAAAACATAATAATATATCAATTGACAAAGAAAAATACACAGTAACTATCTTTTCTATAAACCATGCAAGAGAAACAAATTAAACGAcataaaaaataaactaaactacTTAAACAATTAAACCAAGCTACTAAAAATTGCTGCCATTATCAAACTaaagaaccaaaccaaaccacttGAACCACCAATAATACTAGCTGCAGCTGATTTTGTAGGAGCTGGTGCTGGTGAAGTTGACGGCGTTTCGACAGATGTCTTATTGTGATTGGGAGATAACACAACAACGATTAGTTTCtggctatttttgcaattatTAGCATGTCCACTTATGAAATAGAATGGACCTGATTTTGGAAACTTGAATTTGGAATGACCATTTTTGAGAGCATGAATTGGCTTGTCCTTTTTGCATTTGATGTAATCATCTTTGTGAACTATAAGAACTGAATCATGGCCTTTCTTGTACTTGAAAActacaatgagaaaaaaaaatcaagaacacAACTCATTTAaacaagaaaaatccaaaaagaatgaattattaaataaataaatttcatattttttgtcTAACAATGTAAAACATTATAGAATTATTTAAAAGATAACTACAATAATAATGTGTAATCAAAGTGAGGCTAAAATAAGACAAGTTTCCTACCACATCAATATGTTAAAATACACTAACGATCAATAGAATGAAACACAAATACACAAAAAGTATATGCATCGGGTGACGGATGTAGCCTTAGTGCTACTGCTTCAACTTaatacaatattttttaacaCGTAACATAAATATATATGTGTCTGAAAAAAAATTAAGTTTCAACAAATATTAAATTCTAACCATAATTTTAAAATCAAAGTGGTAGTGAGTTTAGaactaaaaaaattcaaatattgaAACGATAAAATTAAAATACACAGACAATCAATAGAATGCAATgcaaacacaaaaagaagtataTGAATTAAGTGGGGGATGTAGccttagttttaatattttttaacacGTAACATAATCATATGTgtgcaaaaaataataaaattttaacaaATATTAAAGCCTCAccataattttaaaagtacaGTGAATTCAGTATTAAGAAATACCAATAGTATCATTGACTTGAAAGCGATTTCGTTCAGCCCAATGGTTATATGATTCAGAAGGCTTTAAAATCCAACCATTTTTGCCACCAGCATGGAATGTATAAGCTTGAGATGAGCAGAAAAATTCCAAGAAAACCAGAAATAAAAAGCTAATATATAAAGGATATTCCATGATTTCAGAAACtcaaaaagaagagtgaaaaattCAGCTGTCAAAAGATGCAAATTGCACAAAATGAGGaagaaaatagaagagaaaaatgatagaCAATTGGGAGAATTTTGGGACTTTATTAGGGGAAAATTACTAGCAATATTTATAGAGATAGTGTATGAGTTTACCGTTGGGTTATTTTGGGCGTATATGGAAAGTCTTAGCTGTGAATTTGTTACTATATGTTAAAACCTCATAAATTTGGTGAGGTAGTGTTTAATGATGAATAAATTGTATTTTCCAGAAAAATGTTTACATCTGGCCTTCTATTGGAGAAATAAAATGTCATCCCAAATTCGAAAATAACGTTTTTCTTAACGGTATTAAAAAAATTACATTATAAATATAATGTATTTTAACTTGTTGTAACATGTTATTTTCTAAGTAATAGGCCTAAATATTATAGATGGTCATCTATAGCTATTTTTAAGTTAGCTCATAAAATAAATACATGTTTCTTTCGCTTCAATTTTAATTATCTTGATGTGTTGTTACTGTTTGTTGATAttgcttttttttatttttattttttttagccgAGTCTATTGAAAATAGTCTATCTACCTTCTCAAGGTaaaggtaaggtttgcgtacacactaccctctcaaGTCTCACGTGTAATATTATACTGGGCttcttattgttgttattgttgttgtattgtcAGTGTATATGGAGTAACTGATCATTCTAAAAATAAGCAAATGAGGAAGTAAATTGTTATAATTACTCGGGAAAAATAGTATGTATGTTGGCAAACATGTCATTCCAAATACAGAAATAACATTTTTCTtaacaatataaaaaaaattacactatCAATGTATTTTAACTCATTGTAACATGTTACTTTCCTTTTTCTAAGTAATAAATCTTACTTATTATCGATCTTCTATAGCTATTTTAAGTTAGCTGATAAAATAAGATATTTATATTGTCAGAGTGTATAAAAATAGGAGTAACTCATTCAACAAATAAGCAAACGAGCTGAAGCAAATTGTTATTATTACTCAGGGAAAACAATAGTATGTACGTTGGCCAAAATATAACGTGTATAGCCAAGTTTTTACTAATTATTAGCAGTCATAATGAAGAAAGATAACGTTCCAATTAACCACTTCGTTATCCGttactattttattattttttgcaagactACATTATTGGACATCAGTTTTGCAGAATCTCTGATTAGGAAATTctattagttttgaaatttatACAACTTGAAAGAGAAATTTCTTTAAAATGCCTAACAACTTATTAATTTCTATAGCTTTTCTAGCCCATTAAATCAACTAAAATAATATCATGCTACTGttacaaaaaaatgaaacagcttatagaaattatttttgattaGTTAATCATTCGAAAACAACAGAATGCTTCAACGGGATTTTGATTATAAAGCATTTCATCAGAAACAAATTTCTATCcgtgatttaattattttttctacaGCTAATAATAACCATATGGTTAGGTGAATTCTAAGAATAAATCGTTATAGACTCCTCGTTTTTCATTTATGAGTCAATTAAATTAAAGGAATCAGTTATATACACCTTTCTTGCCTGGAATATTGTTATAATTAACACTTTAAGATCATTGGCAATTTATATTCTGTCAGATCTTTTTTTCTGGTAAACTAGGGAACTCCCACCTGCTACTAGTCGGGTGCGCTCTGAGTAAACCCTGCTCCAGTGCAATCAAGACCGGACACACGTTCAACGAAGCGGTTCGTGCAACACCGCTTCGTCGAAAAACTTTACTAAATATACGTATTAATACGGTGAGAAATCAGATAAGTAGGAAAAAATGACACCAGTTGACATGTACAGATTGTCTCCGTGGTTAAAATTTGTGATTAAGTAGAATTGAACTCGACCTAACTTAAAACTCAACATATCTAATGAACTAAGGTTATTTCTTGTCTAGAAATATGATAATTATACTAGTAGAAATCAAATTAGATGACGAGCTTCCTGATCAtccctattttctttttctttttgacctTACCATCTTGTTTCTTACATGTGCTTAAGACTTGGCATCGTAATTTCCTTATAGAAGAAGCTAGCCAATCTTGTGTCCGTTGTTAGTATTAGTAATTTCCCAATTCCTTGTGTTCTTTATTGTTAACCAGTCAATTTGGGATATTATTGGATTGGTTTTGAAAGGTTTTTAGAGATGTCCCTGAACTCTTTCATTTATCGTTTGCTGATAATATTTTTTTGGTAATCAATACGGTACGTACTACTAGGCAACAAAATCTTGAAACATACTAGGGTCGACTTACAAACACAAAATAAAGTAATGATACTAATGAATCCAAATTTTGTGGAGATACAGATTTTTTTATCAAAGTTAGAGAATACATTCCTCAAACCTATCCTCTTTAACACAGTTAAGTTAAGGGTGTGATCTAGTGGTCGATGAAATGAGCTGAAAACCATAAGATTCAAATCCCAACGGCAGCAAAAACGTTGAGGAAATGGAGAGCCAGGATCCCTTAATATCATGGTCTAAAATATCTTTCATGATGGTGTAAACCTAACCATTTCTACTGATGTTGTTAAGTTcaaggttgaaaattttgaactTGCAAAAATACAACATCGGCATTTTTCGACAAGAGCATGTCCAAAATCAAGTACTCAACCGAAATCTTTTTTCATCTACGAGACAAAGCACTGAAGATCACTGCACACTTGACTTTCACGTGCTACGAACGCCAACTATTTCCTCTGCATTTTGAACCTTGATACTGGCTTTGAACTACGACCAACAGTCTGCTCACTTGGCTTGATATCAAAGGCACCAACGCGTTCAACAATACTTCCAGTAAAAG
The nucleotide sequence above comes from Nicotiana tabacum cultivar K326 chromosome 12, ASM71507v2, whole genome shotgun sequence. Encoded proteins:
- the LOC107810661 gene encoding early nodulin-like protein 3, whose translation is MEYPLYISFLFLVFLEFFCSSQAYTFHAGGKNGWILKPSESYNHWAERNRFQVNDTIVFKYKKGHDSVLIVHKDDYIKCKKDKPIHALKNGHSKFKFPKSGPFYFISGHANNCKNSQKLIVVVLSPNHNKTSVETPSTSPAPAPTKSAAASIIGGSSGLVWFFSLIMAAIFSSLV